From the genome of Leptolyngbya sp. 'hensonii', one region includes:
- a CDS encoding 50S ribosomal protein L23: MVTKVSSPRSLADLIRRPIVTEKATRLLEDNKYTFEVVPQATKPQIKAAIEELFNVKVTGVNTVNLPRKQRRVGKFLGYRPQYKRAVVTLAAGDSITLFPEV; this comes from the coding sequence ATGGTGACTAAGGTTAGTTCCCCTCGCTCCCTGGCAGATTTGATTCGGCGTCCGATCGTCACTGAAAAGGCAACCCGTTTGCTAGAGGATAACAAGTACACCTTTGAAGTGGTTCCTCAGGCCACTAAGCCTCAGATTAAGGCTGCGATCGAAGAACTTTTTAATGTCAAAGTGACAGGTGTTAATACGGTTAATTTACCGCGCAAACAGCGGCGTGTTGGCAAGTTCCTGGGTTATCGACCTCAATACAAACGGGCAGTTGTAACTCTGGCTGCTGGAGATTCTATTACCCTGTTCCCTGAAGTTTAG
- the rplD gene encoding 50S ribosomal protein L4, with amino-acid sequence MVDCVVRDWQGEEVGNASLELRVAKESSASHVVHRALVRQLANARQGTASTKTRSEVRGGGRKPWRQKGTGRARAGSNRSPLWRGGGVIFGPKPRDYSVKMNRKERRLALRTAFQSRIEDLIVVQDFADQLPQPKTKELAAAIARWGVPQEAKVLLILPERAENIYLSARNIGNLKLISATNLNIFDLLVADRIVTTAAALEKIQEVYGD; translated from the coding sequence ATGGTTGATTGTGTAGTTCGAGACTGGCAAGGAGAAGAAGTTGGTAACGCTTCTTTGGAGTTGAGGGTTGCTAAGGAATCTTCAGCTTCCCATGTCGTACATCGGGCACTGGTGCGCCAATTGGCAAATGCCCGCCAAGGAACGGCTAGTACTAAAACCAGGTCAGAAGTCAGAGGGGGGGGGCGTAAGCCCTGGCGACAAAAAGGAACAGGCCGAGCTCGTGCGGGTTCTAATCGTTCTCCGTTGTGGCGAGGTGGGGGTGTTATTTTTGGTCCCAAACCACGGGATTACTCGGTGAAGATGAACCGGAAAGAGCGGCGTTTGGCTCTCAGGACGGCTTTTCAGAGTCGCATAGAAGACCTGATTGTTGTCCAGGACTTTGCCGATCAGCTCCCCCAGCCTAAGACCAAGGAACTGGCTGCAGCGATCGCTCGTTGGGGGGTTCCGCAGGAGGCCAAAGTGTTATTGATTCTGCCTGAGCGGGCTGAAAATATCTACCTGTCTGCCAGGAACATCGGTAACTTGAAGTTAATCTCGGCTACCAATCTTAATATTTTTGATTTACTGGTTGCTGATCGAATTGTGACTACTGCTGCGGCTCTCGAAAAAATTCAGGAGGTTTATGGTGACTAA